From a region of the Nitrospirota bacterium genome:
- a CDS encoding AAA family ATPase codes for MNKTADDIALTRLPPQNIDAEMMVLGACLIEPSVIGTARVRPEDFYKDVHRDLFALMQRLSERGESVDLITIMPEFRQTKYYDAVGGMSYPASLVAYVPTAANFRSHERLVIEAAQLRAIDRALRAAQSEVYGLAGGARPNPDAIVAGCVDTLNAVRRHEGDMIMRYSEIINLSYNEVEKRVNLSNSGKFAGIPTGFRGLDQKLHGLQPQFYVLAGASGMGKTAFAAQVVRNAASHLMTEWGALPEASRTSGPGSVGVISLEMGAGQIGLRDLSSASDVPLSRLLAGTLHDADWTKLAHAAGVLHPLPIYYAFAAFHDRQIERVIDDMVQRLGVKLIVCDYLQLERCENHEGTREQEVSKISHMHKRKVAQHQVPNLVISSLNRSLAGRPDKRPNKSDLRDSGSIEYDADVIMFVYRDEVYNCKCPKQAACLCDRRGKAEIIVDKGRMEGTGTVELQWNGRTTTFSDAPGGVE; via the coding sequence ATGAATAAAACGGCCGACGATATAGCGCTGACGCGCCTTCCGCCGCAGAATATCGATGCAGAGATGATGGTCCTGGGCGCTTGCCTCATCGAACCCTCTGTGATCGGTACCGCGAGGGTGCGGCCTGAGGATTTTTATAAGGACGTACACCGGGACCTCTTCGCGCTCATGCAGCGATTATCCGAGCGCGGCGAATCAGTGGACCTGATCACTATCATGCCTGAATTCAGGCAGACGAAATATTATGACGCTGTGGGCGGCATGTCATATCCCGCCTCACTCGTGGCATATGTGCCCACCGCTGCGAATTTTCGGTCTCATGAAAGACTCGTCATAGAGGCCGCGCAGCTTCGCGCTATTGATCGCGCCCTTCGGGCGGCTCAGTCGGAGGTATACGGCCTTGCGGGCGGCGCGCGGCCTAATCCCGACGCGATTGTTGCGGGCTGTGTTGACACACTCAACGCCGTCCGTAGGCATGAAGGCGACATGATCATGAGATACAGCGAGATCATCAATCTCAGTTATAACGAGGTAGAAAAAAGGGTCAACCTCTCAAACTCCGGAAAATTCGCTGGGATCCCCACGGGCTTCCGTGGCCTGGATCAGAAACTCCACGGTCTCCAGCCGCAGTTTTACGTGCTGGCCGGGGCATCCGGCATGGGGAAAACGGCCTTCGCGGCACAGGTGGTGCGAAACGCGGCAAGTCATCTCATGACCGAATGGGGCGCACTTCCAGAGGCGAGCCGTACGAGCGGACCCGGAAGCGTCGGCGTCATAAGCCTTGAGATGGGGGCGGGACAAATTGGCTTACGTGACTTGTCGAGCGCGTCAGACGTGCCGCTCTCCCGGCTTCTTGCCGGAACGCTTCATGATGCCGACTGGACGAAGCTTGCACACGCCGCGGGTGTGCTGCACCCTTTGCCGATTTATTACGCCTTCGCCGCTTTTCACGATCGCCAGATCGAAAGGGTGATTGACGACATGGTGCAGCGTCTCGGGGTAAAGCTGATCGTCTGTGACTATCTTCAGCTTGAACGCTGTGAAAACCACGAGGGCACGCGCGAGCAGGAGGTCTCAAAGATATCTCACATGCACAAACGAAAGGTCGCGCAACATCAAGTCCCAAACCTTGTTATCTCATCCTTGAACCGTTCTCTCGCCGGCAGGCCTGACAAGCGGCCTAATAAATCGGACCTGCGCGATAGCGGCTCGATAGAATACGACGCCGACGTGATCATGTTCGTGTATCGCGACGAGGTCTACAACTGCAAGTGTCCGAAGCAGGCGGCCTGTCTCTGCGACCGGCGCGGTAAGGCGGAGATCATTGTCGACAAAGGGCGGATGGAAGGAACAGGCACGGTGGAACTTCAGTGGAATGGCCGCACCACAACCTTTTCAGATGCGCCGGGCGGGGTCGAATGA
- a CDS encoding DUF4373 domain-containing protein, giving the protein MSRSPKLQQVDYFPHMCKHGQTLFIVEQRYGNDGYAFWFKLLELLGSRHGHYLDVNQADTWEFLQARTRLSAETCNDILDLLAKLEAIDKELWVSNRVVWSQNLVDNLTHLYKKRAAGIPQKPDFGGGNAGSGTQQGDFGSGNTRSSTIPDAEIPQRTGQDRTGKEREGARGSDSETPEPKPHDPPVPTPDPCALADHTWQQFRSLMPLRGGRFDDEDACRATWTRSPAMWNQWLAAVRHYAASAEVRDGALCFPMRFLSKLWKRFQKPEEPLGHSPPSSQDHSWKAEADEDERAQAEFKRKAASGEIKIKPRDRLSFESEATYQEKLESGKIPMVQVMNE; this is encoded by the coding sequence ATGTCACGGTCTCCCAAATTACAGCAAGTAGACTACTTTCCCCATATGTGCAAGCACGGCCAGACCCTGTTCATTGTGGAGCAGCGGTACGGCAACGACGGCTATGCCTTCTGGTTCAAGCTGCTTGAGCTGCTCGGATCGAGGCATGGCCATTATCTGGACGTCAACCAGGCGGACACCTGGGAATTCTTGCAGGCCCGGACCCGCCTTTCAGCGGAGACCTGCAACGACATTCTGGACCTCCTCGCAAAGCTCGAAGCTATCGATAAAGAGCTCTGGGTGAGCAACCGCGTCGTCTGGTCTCAGAACCTTGTTGATAATTTGACACACCTTTATAAGAAGAGGGCGGCGGGAATACCCCAAAAACCGGATTTCGGCGGCGGGAATGCGGGTTCAGGTACACAACAGGGGGATTTCGGCAGCGGGAATACCAGGTCAAGTACCATTCCCGACGCGGAAATACCACAAAGGACAGGACAGGATAGGACAGGAAAGGAGAGAGAAGGCGCGCGTGGTTCAGATTCGGAAACCCCAGAGCCTAAACCCCACGATCCTCCTGTCCCAACTCCCGATCCCTGCGCCCTTGCCGATCACACCTGGCAGCAGTTCAGATCTCTCATGCCGCTCAGGGGCGGCAGGTTTGACGACGAAGACGCTTGCCGTGCGACGTGGACACGATCCCCGGCAATGTGGAACCAGTGGCTTGCGGCAGTACGGCATTACGCTGCGAGCGCGGAGGTTCGGGACGGCGCATTATGCTTTCCGATGAGATTCTTGTCGAAGTTGTGGAAGCGCTTTCAGAAGCCAGAGGAACCTTTAGGGCACTCGCCGCCTTCCAGTCAAGATCACTCCTGGAAGGCCGAGGCTGACGAGGATGAACGCGCTCAAGCGGAGTTCAAGCGCAAGGCAGCATCCGGAGAAATCAAGATAAAGCCGAGGGACCGCCTGTCATTCGAGAGCGAGGCGACGTATCAGGAAAAACTGGAATCAGGAAAAATTCCGATGGTGCAGGTGATGAATGAATAA